In Kushneria marisflavi, the following are encoded in one genomic region:
- a CDS encoding GNAT family N-acetyltransferase: MTLTVRAAVPEDAATIVRFITELAIYERAEHEMKADESMIRDTLFGDQPHAHALIAEHNDQPIGLAVYFFNYSTWLGHRGLYVEDVFVTASARGQGAGLALMKALAAIAIDNGCPRFDWQVLDWNQPAIDFYDAIGAEPRREWLSYRLEGEALRQFAQSGAARHD; encoded by the coding sequence ATGACCCTCACCGTCCGCGCTGCCGTCCCCGAGGACGCTGCCACCATCGTGCGTTTTATCACCGAACTGGCCATTTATGAGCGTGCCGAGCACGAAATGAAGGCTGATGAGTCGATGATTCGAGACACCCTGTTCGGCGATCAACCGCACGCTCACGCCCTGATCGCCGAGCACAATGATCAGCCGATTGGCCTTGCCGTCTATTTTTTCAACTATTCGACCTGGCTTGGTCATCGCGGTCTCTATGTCGAAGACGTCTTCGTTACCGCCAGCGCCAGAGGCCAGGGCGCGGGGCTTGCGCTGATGAAGGCGCTGGCCGCCATTGCCATCGATAACGGCTGCCCGCGCTTTGACTGGCAGGTGCTGGACTGGAATCAACCGGCGATCGATTTCTACGATGCCATCGGTGCCGAGCCGCGCAGGGAGTGGCTCTCCTATCGTCTCGAAGGCGAAGCGCTCAGGCAATTTGCCCAATCAGGAGCCGCGCGCCATGACTGA
- a CDS encoding RNA methyltransferase, giving the protein MTEPRTALDHVRIVLVQTWHPGNIGAAARAMRTMGLTQLVLVSPRQFPDEEATRMAAGGEPLLEQARVVESLEEAVADCGAVVGLSARLRNLALPQFEEGDEMARELMSLAEDMPVALVFGRERSGLTNDEIACCTHQLSLPANPDYPILNLSQAVQVCAHELYRAWRHRHADQKSRTAPADIGMQSVREKDLPPTREQMQHFQQSLATALQEAGFLNQPHAQTLERLQNFYQRSSPTRKELSLLQGALRALTRPSDDT; this is encoded by the coding sequence ATGACTGAACCACGCACGGCACTTGATCACGTTCGTATCGTACTGGTGCAGACCTGGCACCCGGGCAATATCGGCGCCGCCGCACGCGCCATGCGCACCATGGGGCTTACGCAGCTGGTACTGGTCAGTCCGCGCCAATTCCCCGATGAAGAAGCAACGCGCATGGCCGCCGGCGGCGAGCCACTGCTGGAACAGGCACGCGTCGTTGAAAGCCTTGAAGAGGCGGTCGCCGACTGCGGTGCCGTGGTAGGCCTGTCAGCTCGCCTGCGTAATCTGGCCCTGCCGCAGTTTGAAGAGGGTGACGAGATGGCCCGTGAGCTGATGTCGCTGGCCGAGGACATGCCGGTGGCACTGGTGTTTGGTCGCGAGCGCTCGGGGCTGACCAATGACGAAATCGCCTGCTGCACGCATCAGCTGAGCCTGCCGGCCAATCCGGACTATCCGATTCTCAATCTTTCCCAAGCCGTGCAGGTCTGTGCTCATGAGCTGTATCGGGCCTGGCGTCACCGCCATGCGGACCAAAAGTCACGGACTGCCCCTGCGGACATCGGGATGCAGAGCGTTCGAGAGAAGGACCTGCCGCCGACCCGTGAGCAGATGCAGCACTTTCAGCAGTCGCTGGCCACGGCGCTTCAGGAAGCCGGCTTTTTGAACCAGCCTCATGCCCAAACGCTGGAGCGACTACAGAACTTTTATCAGCGCTCCTCACCCACTCGCAAGGAGCTTTCGCTGCTGCAGGGCGCCCTTCGAGCGCTGACCAGACCATCCGATGACACATGA
- a CDS encoding glutathione S-transferase N-terminal domain-containing protein → MARIMYDLCGENTALRFSPFCWRTALAMHHKGLTFETRAWHFSDKQDIAFSGQEKVPVIVDEDDEVVTDSFDIMTWLDHKYPGPALFGDDMARSRARFIKHWAETQLAPALMKIAILDVFSIIDPKDQPYFRESREARFGMTLEAFQNTEQGMEMLEKALPPLRAQLEGAAFIDGDYPAGADYLVFGMFMLAYVVHDGALLKSDDPVAQWHERMLDLFGGLGRQAVRA, encoded by the coding sequence ATGGCGCGCATCATGTATGACCTTTGTGGCGAAAATACAGCCCTGCGATTTTCTCCCTTTTGCTGGCGAACGGCGCTGGCCATGCATCACAAGGGCCTGACATTTGAAACCCGGGCGTGGCACTTCAGCGACAAGCAGGACATTGCCTTTTCGGGTCAGGAGAAGGTGCCGGTCATCGTTGATGAAGATGATGAAGTAGTCACCGATAGTTTCGACATCATGACCTGGCTGGACCATAAATATCCGGGCCCGGCACTGTTTGGCGATGACATGGCGCGTTCGCGTGCTCGATTCATCAAGCACTGGGCGGAAACCCAGCTTGCCCCCGCACTAATGAAAATTGCCATTCTGGACGTGTTCTCGATCATCGATCCTAAGGATCAGCCGTATTTCCGGGAAAGCCGTGAAGCGCGCTTTGGCATGACCCTTGAGGCGTTTCAGAATACCGAGCAGGGCATGGAGATGCTGGAGAAGGCTCTGCCGCCGCTGCGCGCCCAGCTTGAAGGGGCTGCGTTTATCGACGGGGATTATCCGGCCGGTGCCGACTATCTGGTGTTTGGCATGTTCATGCTGGCGTACGTGGTCCATGACGGTGCGCTGCTCAAATCCGATGACCCGGTGGCGCAGTGGCATGAGCGCATGCTGGATCTTTTCGGCGGACTGGGTCGTCAGGCCGTACGTGCCTGA
- a CDS encoding Na+/H+ antiporter family protein, with amino-acid sequence MNAIVISILIMVGLSLSRVPVVAALIVAAVSGGLYSGLSIQEVLDAFNDGIGDGAGIALSYASLGAFAVALARSGITEGVAQRFLRALDGQRTHPKTLKTLLIVSLLTAAICSQNLVPVHIAFIPIVVIPLLPVFNRLKLDRRLIACVITFGITAPYMLLPVGFGAIFLNDILLANINSAGASAGLEITAAQVPMAMALPISGMLAGLLVAVFISYRRPRIYEDRPVANQADAAAPQSSTDKSDARVRLRPWQWGALVLSIGATLIVQLWLDSMVLGALAGFVVLSLSGVFRWREQDGVFSEGMRLMATIGFIMITAAGFASVMQATGEIESLVQSAHAFGSSQALAALIMLLVGLFITMGIGSSFSTIPIIASLYVPLALSFGFSPMATVALVGTAAALGDAGSPASDSTLGPTSGLAADGQHDHIRDSVVPTFIHYNLPLMAFGWIAAMIL; translated from the coding sequence ATGAATGCCATTGTCATTTCCATCCTTATCATGGTCGGCCTGAGTCTTTCGCGTGTGCCGGTCGTGGCAGCCCTGATCGTGGCGGCAGTGTCCGGCGGTCTCTATAGCGGTCTCTCCATTCAGGAGGTGCTTGACGCCTTCAATGATGGCATTGGTGATGGTGCCGGGATCGCGCTTTCCTATGCGTCACTGGGTGCCTTTGCCGTGGCGCTGGCACGTTCGGGGATTACCGAGGGCGTGGCGCAGCGCTTTCTTCGGGCACTTGATGGCCAGCGGACCCATCCGAAAACCCTCAAGACGCTGCTGATTGTTTCCCTGCTGACGGCCGCCATCTGCTCACAGAATCTGGTGCCGGTACACATTGCCTTTATTCCCATTGTGGTCATTCCGCTGCTGCCGGTCTTCAATCGTCTGAAGCTCGACCGGCGTCTCATCGCCTGCGTGATCACCTTCGGCATTACCGCGCCCTACATGCTGCTGCCGGTCGGTTTTGGCGCGATCTTTCTCAACGATATTCTGCTGGCCAATATCAACTCTGCCGGTGCGTCGGCAGGGCTTGAGATCACTGCCGCGCAGGTGCCCATGGCCATGGCACTGCCCATTTCGGGCATGCTGGCAGGGCTTCTGGTAGCGGTCTTTATCAGCTATCGCCGTCCGCGTATTTATGAAGATCGCCCGGTCGCCAATCAGGCTGATGCCGCAGCGCCCCAGAGCAGTACCGACAAGAGTGATGCCCGTGTGCGGCTCAGACCCTGGCAATGGGGGGCTCTGGTGTTATCGATTGGCGCCACGCTGATCGTTCAGCTCTGGCTGGATTCCATGGTGCTCGGCGCCCTGGCCGGTTTTGTGGTGTTGTCGCTCAGTGGCGTCTTTCGCTGGCGCGAACAGGATGGCGTTTTCAGCGAAGGCATGCGCCTGATGGCGACCATCGGATTTATCATGATCACGGCGGCCGGCTTTGCCAGCGTCATGCAGGCCACCGGCGAGATCGAATCACTGGTACAAAGTGCTCATGCCTTCGGCAGCAGCCAGGCACTGGCCGCACTGATCATGCTGCTGGTGGGGCTTTTTATCACCATGGGCATCGGCTCGTCGTTTTCGACCATCCCGATTATCGCCTCTCTTTACGTACCGCTGGCGCTGAGCTTTGGTTTCTCGCCCATGGCTACCGTCGCGCTGGTGGGAACGGCCGCGGCGCTGGGGGATGCGGGCTCGCCTGCTTCGGACTCCACGCTTGGCCCAACCTCAGGCCTTGCTGCCGACGGTCAGCATGATCATATCCGCGATTCGGTGGTGCCGACCTTTATCCACTACAACCTGCCGCTGATGGCCTTTGGCTGGATTGCCGCCATGATTCTCTAG
- a CDS encoding bifunctional GNAT family N-acetyltransferase/carbon-nitrogen hydrolase family protein: MSIEDLHLNLRNLEVEDYAKLKVLMDVVYNDIGGAWEKHTIDRLIAEFPDGQIVIEDEDRIVGVALTVLVDYETFSNPHKYDDLIGNREIILNNVQGDALYGLDVLIDPAYRGYRLGRRLYEARKDLCRSMNLRAILAGGRIPNYFEHAAELSPTQYIDQVSRKEIYDPILSFQLANDFLVKRLLKKYLPEDERSQGYATLLEWNNILYEPVARVLESRKTQVRVGAVQWQMREFASVEQVLQQVEFYVDAIADYQSDFAVFPELFNTPLMGLTDQSDQIKAIHFLAGFTERFKTEISRMAVSYNINIIAGSMMEEDSEGKLYNVSYLCHRDGNIERQAKLHITPQERRDWVVEGGDELRVFETDAGRIGILICYDVEFPELPRLLAEQEMDILFVPFWTDTKNSYLRVRHCSQARAIENECYVVACGSVGNVPSIENLDIQYAQSSVFSPSDFAFPHDAVMSETTPNTEMVMFSDLDLTRLRVVRSEGSVTNLKDRRKDLFDLRWRDWSWKSGSNPDSY; the protein is encoded by the coding sequence ATGTCGATCGAAGATCTACACCTTAACCTGCGCAATCTTGAAGTCGAGGATTACGCCAAACTCAAGGTACTGATGGATGTTGTTTACAACGATATTGGCGGCGCCTGGGAAAAGCACACCATCGATCGTCTGATCGCCGAATTCCCGGATGGCCAGATTGTCATCGAGGATGAAGACCGCATCGTTGGGGTCGCCCTGACCGTGCTGGTTGACTATGAAACCTTCTCCAACCCGCACAAGTACGACGACCTGATCGGTAATCGGGAGATCATTCTCAACAACGTTCAGGGCGATGCCCTGTACGGACTGGACGTCCTGATTGACCCGGCCTACCGGGGCTATCGTCTTGGTCGACGACTGTATGAAGCGCGCAAGGATCTGTGCCGCTCCATGAACCTGCGCGCCATTCTGGCCGGCGGGCGCATCCCCAACTATTTCGAGCACGCCGCCGAGCTGTCACCAACGCAGTACATCGATCAGGTGTCACGCAAGGAGATCTACGACCCGATCCTCTCCTTCCAGCTTGCCAATGACTTTCTGGTCAAGCGCCTGTTAAAGAAGTATCTGCCCGAGGATGAGCGCTCGCAAGGCTATGCCACCCTGCTTGAGTGGAACAACATCCTTTATGAGCCGGTCGCCCGCGTACTGGAATCTCGCAAGACCCAGGTTCGGGTCGGTGCCGTCCAGTGGCAGATGCGCGAATTTGCCTCGGTCGAGCAGGTGCTTCAGCAGGTCGAATTCTATGTGGACGCCATCGCGGACTACCAGAGCGATTTCGCCGTGTTCCCGGAGCTTTTCAATACCCCGCTGATGGGACTGACCGACCAGTCCGACCAGATCAAGGCCATCCATTTTCTGGCCGGTTTTACCGAGCGCTTCAAGACCGAAATCTCGCGCATGGCGGTGTCCTACAACATCAACATCATTGCCGGTTCAATGATGGAAGAAGACAGCGAAGGCAAGCTTTATAACGTCTCCTATCTCTGCCATCGCGACGGCAACATCGAACGTCAGGCCAAGCTGCACATTACCCCGCAGGAGCGACGCGACTGGGTAGTGGAAGGCGGCGACGAACTGCGCGTTTTCGAGACAGATGCCGGACGCATCGGCATCCTGATCTGTTATGACGTCGAGTTTCCCGAACTGCCGCGCCTGCTGGCCGAGCAGGAGATGGACATTCTGTTCGTGCCGTTCTGGACCGATACCAAAAACAGCTACCTGCGCGTGCGCCACTGCAGCCAGGCCCGGGCGATCGAAAACGAATGCTACGTGGTCGCCTGTGGCAGCGTCGGCAATGTGCCCTCGATCGAGAATCTCGATATCCAGTACGCACAGTCTTCGGTCTTTTCGCCTTCGGATTTTGCCTTTCCGCATGACGCGGTCATGTCTGAAACCACGCCCAACACCGAAATGGTCATGTTCTCGGATCTTGATCTGACACGCCTGCGCGTGGTCAGAAGCGAAGGGTCGGTGACCAATCTCAAGGATCGTCGCAAGGATCTTTTCGATCTGCGCTGGCGTGACTGGTCGTGGAAGTCGGGGTCCAATCCGGATTCCTATTGA
- a CDS encoding M90 family metallopeptidase has translation MGWWQEQKWQRWKTHHPLPEAAWHSVHTRLPMLAGLSGPMLARLGERSWRVLFELRLSLPAGVEWSIEAHLEMASQIALMSLGWSDRQALAALGDTREIIVVPGAFHRHVQEMDDFGVMHEFDDERAGETSWGGPVALSLEEVECCGQRDGFNVIIHEFAHKLDMTGNMAFDGQPALPAHIDAREWYDTFMRAWQAMQDTLARGEIPPIDEYAATHPSEFLAVCCEYFFSAPEQLEAVWPDLYALLVRYFNQDPLKRLKESLRKHEQASIRPP, from the coding sequence ATGGGTTGGTGGCAGGAGCAGAAATGGCAGCGCTGGAAGACACATCATCCGCTGCCCGAGGCAGCGTGGCACAGCGTTCACACACGTCTTCCGATGCTGGCCGGACTTTCCGGGCCCATGCTGGCCCGTCTTGGCGAGCGCAGCTGGCGCGTGCTGTTCGAGCTGCGTCTGTCGCTGCCGGCAGGTGTCGAATGGTCCATCGAAGCGCATCTTGAGATGGCCTCACAGATCGCGTTGATGAGTCTTGGCTGGTCAGACAGGCAGGCACTGGCAGCGCTGGGAGATACCCGCGAGATTATCGTGGTCCCCGGCGCCTTTCATCGTCATGTTCAGGAAATGGATGACTTTGGCGTCATGCATGAATTTGATGATGAACGCGCCGGGGAAACCTCCTGGGGGGGACCGGTCGCGCTGTCACTGGAGGAGGTCGAGTGCTGCGGACAGCGGGACGGCTTCAATGTCATCATTCACGAATTCGCCCACAAGCTCGACATGACCGGCAACATGGCCTTCGATGGCCAGCCTGCCCTGCCGGCCCATATTGATGCCAGGGAGTGGTATGACACCTTCATGCGAGCCTGGCAGGCGATGCAGGACACGCTGGCGCGCGGTGAAATACCACCCATCGACGAGTATGCAGCCACACACCCCAGCGAGTTTCTTGCCGTGTGCTGTGAATATTTTTTCAGTGCACCGGAGCAACTTGAGGCCGTCTGGCCGGATCTTTATGCCCTGTTGGTACGCTATTTCAATCAGGACCCCCTCAAGCGTCTGAAAGAATCGCTCCGTAAACATGAGCAGGCTTCTATCCGGCCGCCATGA
- a CDS encoding LysR family transcriptional regulator, whose protein sequence is MDTVAALKVFMEVAQLGAFIGAAERLSMSRSSVSKHIAFLEQRFGARLINRTTRRLSLTDAGREVLARGETIVRELATLEGVLHDDQALLDGRLRISAPYSFGIRYLGPLLARYRQEYPSVSLELVLSDRQVDLVDEGFDMALRIGMLEDSTLVARRIGNIGLTLCASPDYLARKGTPQHPWELSSHQGLHYRYARHGQRLHFTRGANHHSGATQAGVTANSGEILRDMAIAGMGITLQPDFLLREALDSGQLVRVLPKYDPDVLGLYCVYAHRDQVTPRLRSMLDHLREWFEHRPIF, encoded by the coding sequence ATGGATACCGTTGCGGCCCTCAAGGTCTTTATGGAAGTGGCGCAGCTGGGCGCCTTCATTGGCGCGGCCGAGCGGCTTTCGATGTCCCGCTCCTCGGTCAGCAAGCACATTGCCTTTCTGGAGCAGCGTTTTGGAGCGCGCCTGATCAACCGAACCACACGGCGCCTGAGCCTGACGGATGCCGGGCGGGAGGTTCTGGCTCGGGGGGAGACCATTGTGCGAGAGCTGGCCACCCTTGAGGGAGTTTTGCACGATGATCAGGCGCTGCTGGATGGTCGGCTGCGTATCAGCGCGCCTTATTCCTTTGGCATTCGCTATCTGGGGCCGCTTCTGGCCCGCTATCGACAGGAGTATCCCTCGGTCTCGCTGGAGCTGGTACTCAGCGACCGCCAGGTCGACCTGGTCGATGAGGGCTTTGACATGGCGCTTCGTATCGGGATGCTGGAAGATTCCACGCTGGTTGCGCGTCGTATCGGCAATATCGGACTGACACTATGCGCCTCGCCAGACTACCTGGCGAGAAAGGGCACACCTCAGCATCCCTGGGAGCTGTCGTCACATCAGGGGCTCCACTATCGTTATGCCCGCCACGGTCAGCGCCTGCATTTTACCCGTGGTGCCAATCATCACAGCGGTGCGACGCAGGCCGGGGTGACGGCCAACAGCGGCGAGATCCTGCGTGACATGGCCATTGCCGGCATGGGCATCACGCTCCAGCCGGACTTCTTGCTGCGGGAAGCACTGGATAGCGGACAGCTGGTGCGCGTTTTGCCGAAATACGACCCGGATGTGCTGGGACTTTATTGTGTGTATGCCCATCGCGATCAGGTAACGCCCAGGCTTCGCAGCATGCTCGATCATTTGCGGGAGTGGTTCGAGCACCGTCCAATCTTCTGA
- a CDS encoding DoxX family protein has translation MQVTSEMTGSTRSLTGQDIAALLLRLALGTMFIAHGLTKLLVWTLSGTGAFFASIGLPAWLAWPITGLELVGGALLILGVRVRWVALILALELVGASIPHIANGWMFSSSGGGWEYPVFLAVTALALSCLDGGRLSLSGPAGQHSSLNDRSS, from the coding sequence ATGCAGGTCACCTCGGAGATGACCGGTTCGACTCGCAGCCTGACGGGGCAGGATATCGCCGCCCTGCTGCTGCGTCTGGCACTGGGCACCATGTTCATTGCTCACGGCCTGACCAAGCTGCTGGTCTGGACACTGTCCGGCACCGGCGCATTTTTTGCCTCGATCGGTTTGCCGGCCTGGCTGGCCTGGCCCATTACCGGGCTTGAACTGGTCGGTGGAGCGCTGCTGATTCTGGGCGTTCGGGTGCGCTGGGTGGCGCTGATTCTGGCCCTTGAGCTCGTCGGTGCCAGCATTCCTCATATCGCCAACGGGTGGATGTTTTCCTCATCCGGCGGTGGCTGGGAGTATCCGGTGTTTCTCGCCGTGACCGCCCTGGCCCTGAGCTGCCTTGATGGCGGCAGGCTGAGCCTGTCAGGCCCTGCCGGACAGCACTCTTCCCTCAACGACCGGAGTTCATGA
- a CDS encoding DODA-type extradiol aromatic ring-opening family dioxygenase, which produces MAQVLFISHGSPVEALDKSDNADAWRALSGQLKRPARIVIASAHWSGFPIRLTGSKAPKTIHDFHGFPEPLYDLQYPAPGEPQLARNIACRLSAAGLQSWLDPERGLDHGMWVPLRHLYPDADIPVVGISISARHDPDWHYYLGRQLAQSLDDDTLLICSGSITHNLGDMHGDRIEVSGYVDAFQTWISQQMAQRNDGALLNYRRLAPEAVRAHPSDEHLLPLFIALGAGDTRAPQRFNAVISQQSLAMDAYLFERATVDHAPALPSPIRSLVSVGR; this is translated from the coding sequence ATGGCACAGGTTCTGTTCATTTCCCATGGCTCACCCGTAGAAGCCCTGGATAAGAGTGACAACGCCGATGCGTGGCGTGCCCTGTCCGGTCAGCTCAAGCGCCCGGCGCGCATTGTGATCGCCTCGGCCCACTGGTCGGGTTTTCCCATTCGCCTGACAGGAAGCAAGGCGCCGAAAACGATTCATGACTTTCACGGTTTTCCTGAGCCCTTGTATGACCTCCAGTATCCGGCACCCGGCGAGCCACAGCTGGCCCGCAACATCGCCTGCCGGCTGAGCGCTGCCGGCCTGCAGTCCTGGCTGGACCCTGAGCGAGGCCTGGATCATGGCATGTGGGTACCACTGCGACATCTCTACCCTGACGCTGATATTCCGGTGGTGGGCATCTCCATCAGCGCCCGCCATGATCCCGACTGGCACTACTATCTGGGTCGCCAACTGGCACAGTCGCTCGATGACGACACGCTGCTGATCTGCTCCGGCAGCATCACCCACAACCTGGGCGACATGCACGGTGATCGTATCGAGGTCTCCGGCTATGTCGATGCCTTCCAGACCTGGATCAGCCAGCAGATGGCCCAGCGAAACGATGGCGCACTGCTGAACTATCGCCGTCTGGCCCCTGAGGCGGTACGCGCCCATCCGAGCGATGAGCATCTGCTGCCCCTGTTTATCGCACTGGGGGCTGGTGATACCCGGGCTCCACAGCGTTTCAACGCGGTTATCTCCCAACAGTCTCTGGCCATGGATGCCTATCTGTTCGAGCGTGCCACCGTCGATCATGCCCCGGCGCTACCGAGCCCGATACGCTCGCTGGTCAGCGTCGGACGCTAG
- a CDS encoding LysR substrate-binding domain-containing protein has translation MTRLPPLAWMQAFEASARHLSFTAAGVELGVSQSAISQRIRLLEDRLGQSLFIRHSQRISLTDAARAWLPGLQAAFSQLSMGTAEVFGPVSNAPVILRATPGVQQYWLAPRLAAFHRQHPEIELQVVTAIWSQQFGTLDADIEIRYGQGDWQDVQMQSLGHEVMTPICAPQVAAMLETPEDLAGQTLLHATGFSAGWAGWLEAAGVGHLTTHARRLVCDTQIMTLRLAACGCGVALAHRRLLEEDDPALVMPFEATLPTREGFWLVRPEGRPLHQNAGLLWQWLAREASGPA, from the coding sequence GTGACTCGTCTACCGCCGCTGGCCTGGATGCAGGCCTTTGAAGCTTCGGCCCGTCACTTGAGCTTTACCGCCGCCGGTGTAGAACTTGGCGTCTCACAATCGGCGATCAGTCAGCGTATTCGATTGCTTGAAGATCGTCTCGGACAATCCCTGTTCATTCGTCATTCACAGCGCATTTCGCTGACGGATGCCGCCCGGGCTTGGTTGCCCGGCCTGCAGGCGGCCTTCTCACAGCTGTCCATGGGCACTGCGGAAGTCTTTGGGCCGGTCAGTAACGCGCCTGTCATTTTAAGAGCAACGCCAGGGGTTCAGCAGTACTGGCTGGCACCTCGGCTGGCGGCCTTTCATCGCCAGCATCCAGAGATCGAACTGCAGGTGGTGACCGCCATCTGGTCACAGCAGTTTGGCACTCTCGATGCCGACATCGAAATTCGATATGGCCAGGGAGACTGGCAGGATGTTCAGATGCAATCGCTGGGGCATGAGGTCATGACGCCGATCTGTGCCCCGCAGGTAGCGGCCATGCTGGAAACCCCCGAGGATCTGGCAGGGCAGACCCTGTTGCATGCTACCGGGTTTTCCGCAGGTTGGGCCGGCTGGCTGGAAGCCGCAGGGGTTGGACATCTGACTACCCATGCGCGCCGGCTGGTCTGTGATACGCAGATCATGACGCTGCGCCTGGCTGCCTGTGGGTGCGGTGTGGCACTGGCGCACCGTCGTCTTCTTGAAGAAGATGACCCGGCGCTGGTCATGCCCTTCGAGGCCACTTTGCCTACCCGGGAAGGGTTCTGGCTGGTGCGACCAGAAGGGCGCCCCCTGCATCAAAACGCCGGGCTTTTATGGCAGTGGCTGGCCCGCGAGGCAAGCGGGCCAGCCTGA
- a CDS encoding TVP38/TMEM64 family protein has protein sequence MTRRVWLVIIVIVLMLAMGGFWQWLAMGDAITAEKLEQWLGETMSLRESWWAPPVLMLTYMIGSLIMFPLTILVGATGLIFGPWWGLFYALSGTMVASTATWLLGRALGREILTRYGGDRIHRLADSVSRHGIRTMIVFNLLPLAPFTFTNMIAGACRMPYGVYMVGSVIGILPGLAAVTVAGSRLGELIRSRSLDDLLWLVIAVAGVVVLGLVFRWISRHRQQA, from the coding sequence ATGACCAGGCGTGTGTGGCTTGTCATTATTGTAATTGTGCTCATGCTGGCGATGGGCGGTTTCTGGCAGTGGCTTGCCATGGGTGATGCCATTACGGCTGAAAAGCTCGAGCAGTGGCTGGGTGAAACCATGAGTCTGCGCGAATCATGGTGGGCACCGCCAGTGCTGATGCTGACCTACATGATTGGCAGCCTGATCATGTTTCCGCTGACGATTCTGGTGGGGGCGACCGGGCTGATCTTTGGTCCCTGGTGGGGGCTTTTCTATGCGCTTTCGGGCACCATGGTCGCGTCAACGGCGACCTGGCTTCTGGGCCGAGCGCTGGGGCGTGAGATTCTGACCCGCTACGGCGGCGATCGTATTCATCGTCTGGCCGACAGTGTCTCGCGTCATGGCATTCGAACCATGATTGTCTTCAACCTGCTGCCACTGGCCCCGTTCACTTTCACCAACATGATCGCCGGCGCCTGCCGAATGCCCTATGGGGTCTACATGGTCGGCTCGGTCATCGGCATTCTGCCGGGGCTGGCGGCCGTCACGGTCGCGGGCAGCCGACTGGGCGAGCTGATCCGCTCGCGCAGTCTGGATGATCTTCTCTGGCTGGTCATCGCAGTCGCAGGCGTGGTCGTACTGGGTCTTGTCTTTCGCTGGATCTCACGACACCGACAGCAGGCCTGA